The following proteins are co-located in the Anas platyrhynchos isolate ZD024472 breed Pekin duck chromosome 1, IASCAAS_PekinDuck_T2T, whole genome shotgun sequence genome:
- the PRDM15 gene encoding PR domain zinc finger protein 15 isoform X8, protein MAEDGSDETMFIWCEDCGQYHDSECPELGPVVTVKDSFVLSRARSSLPSNLEIRQLEDGTEGVFALTQLVKRTQFGPFESKRVAKLEKESVFPLKVFQKDGPLVYFDTSNEDDCNWMMMVRPATEHKHQNLTAFQHDNDIYFTTSRDIPPGTELRVWYAAFYAKKMEKPVLKQVSSIANDMCLVVMEYDKEGNKVSSKPSTAVFPHKKTKKSSIPVADPAVNTSESSGAAEAESSQWMCKVCSSAFQEPQLLTEHLLSHLEQAKGAPQASQNESVTEKATEAPPADPPVVCDAAGASTDSRRKARRGRKPKTAKAETPLIVVEEKDSAAEHVASTAAEVPPDEVALPSATEERIMELVLGKMPSTTNSISSVTNRHGIRRKLIKQLGEHKRVYQCSICSKIFQNSSNLSRHIRSHGDKLFKCEECAKLFSRKESLKQHVSYKHSRNEVSGNDSRASSEVDSEYRYKCTTCEKAFRIESALEFHNCRTDDKTFQCEMCFRFFSTNSNLSKHKKKHGDKKFACEICNKMFYRKDVMLDHQRRHLEGVRRVKREDFEHSTENMVRYKKEPSGCPVCGKVFSCRSNMNKHLLTHGDKKYTCEICGRKFFRVDVLRDHIHVHFKDIALMDDHQREEFIGKIGISSEENDDNSDESADSEPHKYSCKRCQLTFGRGKEYLKHIMDVHKEKGYGCSICNRRFALKATYHAHMVIHRENLPDPNVQKYIHPCEICGRIFNSIGNLERHKLIHTGVKSHACEQCGKSFARKDMLKEHMRVHDNIREYLCAECGKGMKTKHALRHHMKLHKGIKEYECKECHRKFAQKVNMLKHYKRHTGIKDFMCELCGKTFSERNTMETHKLIHTVGKQWTCSVCDKKYVTDYMLQKHIQLTHDKVEAQSCQLCGTKVSTRASMSRHMRRKHPEILSVRIDDLEQLPETTTIDASSIGIVQPELALEQSELPEGKQHMKAPKRGQKRKQKSGEEEEAQVPEDPAFSEYTEKEAQFTGNVGDETNSAVQSIQQVVVTLGDPNVTAPSSSVGLTNITVTPITTAAGTQFTNLQPVAVGHLAAPERQLQLDNSILTVTFDTVSGSAMLHNRQNDIQIQPQPEAANPQSVAHFINLTTLVNSIAPLGNQITEQHPLTWRSVPQTDVLQPQAQPTPQQSGQQQVQTEQQQQMYSY, encoded by the exons ATCATCTCTGCCTTCTAATTTGGAGATAAGACAATTGGAAGATGGGACTGAAGGAGTATTTGCTTTGACGCAGCTAGTGAAACGTACGCAGTTTGGCCCATTTGAATCCAAGAGAGTTGCCAAGCTTGAAAAAGAATCAGTTTTCCCACTGAAG GTGTTCCAGAAGGATGGGCCCTTGGTTTACTTTGACACCTCAAATGAAGATGATTGCAACTGGATGATGATGGTGCGACCAGCCACTGAGCACAAACATCAAAATTTAACTGCCTTCCAGCATGATAATGATATTTACTTCACCACCTCCCGGGACATTCCACCAGGAACTGAGCTGCGAGTGTGGTATGCAGCTTTTTACgccaaaaaaatggaaaagccaGTGCTGAAGCAGGTCTCTAGTATTGCCAATG ATATGTGCTTGGTAGTGATGGAATATGATAAAGAGGGGAACAAAGTCTCTTCAAAGCCTTCGACTGCTGTCTTCCCCCATAAAAAAACGAAAAAATCCAGCATACCAGTAGCTGATCCAGCAG TGAACACTTCAGAAAGCAGCggagctgcagaagcagagtCCAGCCAGTGGATGTGTAAAGTCTGTTCTTCTGCTTTCCAAGAGCCTCAGCTGCTGACAG AGCACTTGCTGAGTCACCTGGAGCAAGCTAAAGGTGCTCCCCAAGCCAGCCAAAATGAGTCTGTTACAGAGAAAGCAACAGAGGCTCCCCCTGCGGATCCGCCAGTGGTTTGTGATGCAGCTGGTGCCAGTACAGACTCCAGGAGGAAGGCCAGACGGGGAAGAAAGCccaaaacagcaaaagcagaaacacCCCTCATCGTTGTTGAAGAGAAGGATTCGGCAG CGGAACATGTAGCTAGCACTGCAGCTGAAGTCCCGCCAGATGAGGTAGCCCTTCCTTCAGCTACAGAAGAGAGGATTATGGAATTGGTTTTAGGAAAGATGCCTAGCACCACAAACAGCATCAGTTCAGTCACAAA TAGACATGGTATACGGCGGAAGCTGATAAAACAACTCGGGGAGCACAAACGTGTCTATCAATGCAGTATCTGCAGTAAGATCTTCCAGAACAGCAGCAACCTCAGCAGGCACATCCGTTCTCATG GTGACAAACTATTTAAATGTGAGGAATGCGCAAAGCTGTTCAGCCGTAAAGAGAGCTTGAAGCAGCATGTTTCCTACAAGCACAGCAGGAACGAAGTGAGTGGAAATGACTCACGGGCTTCTTCTGAG GTTGACAGTGAGTACAGATACAAGTGTACAACGTGTGAAAAGGCCTTTCGGATAGAGAGTGCGTTGGAATTCCATAACTGCAGGACAG ATGACAAGACATTCCAGTGTGAGATGTGTTTCAGATTCTTTTCTACAAACAGCAATCTTtccaaacacaagaaaaagcatGGGGATAAGAAGTTTGCCTGTGAAATCTGCAATAAGATGTTCTACAGGAAGGATGTCATGCTAGACCATCAAAGACGACACCTGGAAG GGGTGAGGCGTGTGAAACGAGAAGACTTtgaacacagcacagaaaacatgGTTCGCTACAAGAAGGAGCCTTCGGGATGCCCCGTGTGTGGGAAG GTATTTTCATGCAGAAGCAATATGAACAAACACCTTTTAACACATGGAGACAAGAAGTACACCTGTGAAATCTGTGGGCGTAAATTTTTCAGGGTGGATGTGCTGAGAGATCATATTCATGTCCATTTTAAG GATATAGCACTAATGGACGATCACCAGAGGGAAGAATTCATTGGTAAAATTGGAATCTCATCAGAGGAAAACGATGACAACTCTGATGAAAGTGCAGATTCTGAGCCTCACAAGTATAGCTGCAAAAGGTGCCAG TTAACTTTCGGCCGAGGGAAGGAGTACCTGAAGCATATAATGGATGTGCACAAGGAGAAAGGCTATGGCTGTAGCATTTGTAATCGACGGTTTGCTTTGAAGGCAACTTACCATGCACACATGGTCATTCATCGGGAGAACCTGCCTGATCCTAATGTGCAGAA ATACATCCATCCATGTGAAATCTGTGGAAGGATTTTTAACAGTATAGGGAATCTGGAAAGACATAAGCTTATACATACAG gtgtaAAAAGTCATGCTTGTGAGCAATGTGGCAAATCATTTGCTAGGAAAGACATGTTAAAAGAACACATGCGGGTCCATGATAATATCCGAGAATACTTGTGTGCAGAATGTGGCAAAG GAATGAAGACAAAACATGCGCTTCGTCACCACATGAAGCTTCACAAAGGGATTAAAGAATACGAGTGCAAGGAATGTCACCGGAAATTTGCACAGAAAGTCAACATGCTGAAGCATTACAAAAGACACACAG GAATCAAAGATTTTATGTGTGAGCTCTGTGGGAAGACTTTTAGTGAGAGAAATACGATGGAGACTCATAAGCTAATTCATACAG TAGGAAAACAGTGGACGTGTTCAGTCTGTGATAAGAAGTATGTCACTGATTACATGCTCCAGAAGCACATACAGCTCACTCATGATAAGGTAGAAGCCCAGAGCTGTCAGCTGTGTGGGACAAAGGTTTCCACCAGAGCATCCATGAGTCGACACATGAGGCGTAAACATCCAGAG ATTCTTTCAGTGCGGATTGATGATTTAGAGCAGCTGCCAGAGACTACTACCATTGATGCCTCCTCAATTGGGATTGTTCAG CCAGAATTAGCCTTGGAACAGAGCGAACTACCAGAAGGGAAACAGCATATGAAAGCTCCTAAACGTGGCCAGAAACGGAAGCAAAAGTcaggtgaggaggaggaagctcaAGTGCCTGAGGACCCTGCCTTCAgtgaatacacagagaaggaagCTCAATTCACAGGAAATGTTGGAGATGAGACTAATTCAGCTGTACAGAGCATTCAGCAG gTGGTGGTGACCCTTGGCGACCCCAACGTCACAGCCCCGTCCAGTTCCGTCGGGCTGACAAACATCACCGTTACCCCCATTACAACGGCAGCTGGCACCCAGTTCACAAACCTCCAGCCGGTGGCAGTGGGCCACCTGGCTGCACCCGAGcgccagctgcagctggacAACTCCATTCTCACCGTCACGTTCGACACTGTCAGTGGCTCCGCCATGCTGCACAACCGCCAGAATGACATTCAGATCCAGCCGCAGCCGGAGGCCGCCAACCCTCAGTCTGTGGCCCATTTTATAAACCTGACCACCTTGGTGAACTCCATTGCTCCTCTGGGGAACCAGATAACAGAACAGCATCCTCTGACGTGGAGGTCGGTGCCTCAGACTGATGTCTTGCAGCCCCAGGCGCAGCCAACGCCACAGCAGTCAGGACAGCAACAGGTTCAAACAGAGCAACAGCAACAGATGTATAGCTACTAA
- the PRDM15 gene encoding PR domain zinc finger protein 15 isoform X13: MMMVRPATEHKHQNLTAFQHDNDIYFTTSRDIPPGTELRVWYAAFYAKKMEKPVLKQVSSIANDMCLVVMEYDKEGNKVSSKPSTAVFPHKKTKKSSIPVADPAVNTSESSGAAEAESSQWMCKVCSSAFQEPQLLTEHLLSHLEQAKGAPQASQNESVTEKATEAPPADPPVVCDAAGASTDSRRKARRGRKPKTAKAETPLIVVEEKDSAAEHVASTAAEVPPDEVALPSATEERIMELVLGKMPSTTNSISSVTNRFAHHQNTMSLKRSLILSSRHGIRRKLIKQLGEHKRVYQCSICSKIFQNSSNLSRHIRSHGDKLFKCEECAKLFSRKESLKQHVSYKHSRNEVSGNDSRASSEVDSEYRYKCTTCEKAFRIESALEFHNCRTDDKTFQCEMCFRFFSTNSNLSKHKKKHGDKKFACEICNKMFYRKDVMLDHQRRHLEGVRRVKREDFEHSTENMVRYKKEPSGCPVCGKVFSCRSNMNKHLLTHGDKKYTCEICGRKFFRVDVLRDHIHVHFKDIALMDDHQREEFIGKIGISSEENDDNSDESADSEPHKYSCKRCQLTFGRGKEYLKHIMDVHKEKGYGCSICNRRFALKATYHAHMVIHRENLPDPNVQKYIHPCEICGRIFNSIGNLERHKLIHTGVKSHACEQCGKSFARKDMLKEHMRVHDNIREYLCAECGKGMKTKHALRHHMKLHKGIKEYECKECHRKFAQKVNMLKHYKRHTGIKDFMCELCGKTFSERNTMETHKLIHTVGKQWTCSVCDKKYVTDYMLQKHIQLTHDKVEAQSCQLCGTKVSTRASMSRHMRRKHPEILSVRIDDLEQLPETTTIDASSIGIVQPELALEQSELPEGKQHMKAPKRGQKRKQKSGEEEEAQVPEDPAFSEYTEKEAQFTGNVGDETNSAVQSIQQVVVTLGDPNVTAPSSSVGLTNITVTPITTAAGTQFTNLQPVAVGHLAAPERQLQLDNSILTVTFDTVSGSAMLHNRQNDIQIQPQPEAANPQSVAHFINLTTLVNSIAPLGNQITEQHPLTWRSVPQTDVLQPQAQPTPQQSGQQQVQTEQQQQMYSY; this comes from the exons ATGATGATGGTGCGACCAGCCACTGAGCACAAACATCAAAATTTAACTGCCTTCCAGCATGATAATGATATTTACTTCACCACCTCCCGGGACATTCCACCAGGAACTGAGCTGCGAGTGTGGTATGCAGCTTTTTACgccaaaaaaatggaaaagccaGTGCTGAAGCAGGTCTCTAGTATTGCCAATG ATATGTGCTTGGTAGTGATGGAATATGATAAAGAGGGGAACAAAGTCTCTTCAAAGCCTTCGACTGCTGTCTTCCCCCATAAAAAAACGAAAAAATCCAGCATACCAGTAGCTGATCCAGCAG TGAACACTTCAGAAAGCAGCggagctgcagaagcagagtCCAGCCAGTGGATGTGTAAAGTCTGTTCTTCTGCTTTCCAAGAGCCTCAGCTGCTGACAG AGCACTTGCTGAGTCACCTGGAGCAAGCTAAAGGTGCTCCCCAAGCCAGCCAAAATGAGTCTGTTACAGAGAAAGCAACAGAGGCTCCCCCTGCGGATCCGCCAGTGGTTTGTGATGCAGCTGGTGCCAGTACAGACTCCAGGAGGAAGGCCAGACGGGGAAGAAAGCccaaaacagcaaaagcagaaacacCCCTCATCGTTGTTGAAGAGAAGGATTCGGCAG CGGAACATGTAGCTAGCACTGCAGCTGAAGTCCCGCCAGATGAGGTAGCCCTTCCTTCAGCTACAGAAGAGAGGATTATGGAATTGGTTTTAGGAAAGATGCCTAGCACCACAAACAGCATCAGTTCAGTCACAAA TAGGTTTGCTCATCACCAAAACACCATGTCCCTCAAAAGAAGTTTAATTCTCTCCAGTAGACATGGTATACGGCGGAAGCTGATAAAACAACTCGGGGAGCACAAACGTGTCTATCAATGCAGTATCTGCAGTAAGATCTTCCAGAACAGCAGCAACCTCAGCAGGCACATCCGTTCTCATG GTGACAAACTATTTAAATGTGAGGAATGCGCAAAGCTGTTCAGCCGTAAAGAGAGCTTGAAGCAGCATGTTTCCTACAAGCACAGCAGGAACGAAGTGAGTGGAAATGACTCACGGGCTTCTTCTGAG GTTGACAGTGAGTACAGATACAAGTGTACAACGTGTGAAAAGGCCTTTCGGATAGAGAGTGCGTTGGAATTCCATAACTGCAGGACAG ATGACAAGACATTCCAGTGTGAGATGTGTTTCAGATTCTTTTCTACAAACAGCAATCTTtccaaacacaagaaaaagcatGGGGATAAGAAGTTTGCCTGTGAAATCTGCAATAAGATGTTCTACAGGAAGGATGTCATGCTAGACCATCAAAGACGACACCTGGAAG GGGTGAGGCGTGTGAAACGAGAAGACTTtgaacacagcacagaaaacatgGTTCGCTACAAGAAGGAGCCTTCGGGATGCCCCGTGTGTGGGAAG GTATTTTCATGCAGAAGCAATATGAACAAACACCTTTTAACACATGGAGACAAGAAGTACACCTGTGAAATCTGTGGGCGTAAATTTTTCAGGGTGGATGTGCTGAGAGATCATATTCATGTCCATTTTAAG GATATAGCACTAATGGACGATCACCAGAGGGAAGAATTCATTGGTAAAATTGGAATCTCATCAGAGGAAAACGATGACAACTCTGATGAAAGTGCAGATTCTGAGCCTCACAAGTATAGCTGCAAAAGGTGCCAG TTAACTTTCGGCCGAGGGAAGGAGTACCTGAAGCATATAATGGATGTGCACAAGGAGAAAGGCTATGGCTGTAGCATTTGTAATCGACGGTTTGCTTTGAAGGCAACTTACCATGCACACATGGTCATTCATCGGGAGAACCTGCCTGATCCTAATGTGCAGAA ATACATCCATCCATGTGAAATCTGTGGAAGGATTTTTAACAGTATAGGGAATCTGGAAAGACATAAGCTTATACATACAG gtgtaAAAAGTCATGCTTGTGAGCAATGTGGCAAATCATTTGCTAGGAAAGACATGTTAAAAGAACACATGCGGGTCCATGATAATATCCGAGAATACTTGTGTGCAGAATGTGGCAAAG GAATGAAGACAAAACATGCGCTTCGTCACCACATGAAGCTTCACAAAGGGATTAAAGAATACGAGTGCAAGGAATGTCACCGGAAATTTGCACAGAAAGTCAACATGCTGAAGCATTACAAAAGACACACAG GAATCAAAGATTTTATGTGTGAGCTCTGTGGGAAGACTTTTAGTGAGAGAAATACGATGGAGACTCATAAGCTAATTCATACAG TAGGAAAACAGTGGACGTGTTCAGTCTGTGATAAGAAGTATGTCACTGATTACATGCTCCAGAAGCACATACAGCTCACTCATGATAAGGTAGAAGCCCAGAGCTGTCAGCTGTGTGGGACAAAGGTTTCCACCAGAGCATCCATGAGTCGACACATGAGGCGTAAACATCCAGAG ATTCTTTCAGTGCGGATTGATGATTTAGAGCAGCTGCCAGAGACTACTACCATTGATGCCTCCTCAATTGGGATTGTTCAG CCAGAATTAGCCTTGGAACAGAGCGAACTACCAGAAGGGAAACAGCATATGAAAGCTCCTAAACGTGGCCAGAAACGGAAGCAAAAGTcaggtgaggaggaggaagctcaAGTGCCTGAGGACCCTGCCTTCAgtgaatacacagagaaggaagCTCAATTCACAGGAAATGTTGGAGATGAGACTAATTCAGCTGTACAGAGCATTCAGCAG gTGGTGGTGACCCTTGGCGACCCCAACGTCACAGCCCCGTCCAGTTCCGTCGGGCTGACAAACATCACCGTTACCCCCATTACAACGGCAGCTGGCACCCAGTTCACAAACCTCCAGCCGGTGGCAGTGGGCCACCTGGCTGCACCCGAGcgccagctgcagctggacAACTCCATTCTCACCGTCACGTTCGACACTGTCAGTGGCTCCGCCATGCTGCACAACCGCCAGAATGACATTCAGATCCAGCCGCAGCCGGAGGCCGCCAACCCTCAGTCTGTGGCCCATTTTATAAACCTGACCACCTTGGTGAACTCCATTGCTCCTCTGGGGAACCAGATAACAGAACAGCATCCTCTGACGTGGAGGTCGGTGCCTCAGACTGATGTCTTGCAGCCCCAGGCGCAGCCAACGCCACAGCAGTCAGGACAGCAACAGGTTCAAACAGAGCAACAGCAACAGATGTATAGCTACTAA
- the PRDM15 gene encoding PR domain zinc finger protein 15 isoform X14 translates to MIMIFTSPPPGTFHQELSCECDMCLVVMEYDKEGNKVSSKPSTAVFPHKKTKKSSIPVADPAVNTSESSGAAEAESSQWMCKVCSSAFQEPQLLTEHLLSHLEQAKGAPQASQNESVTEKATEAPPADPPVVCDAAGASTDSRRKARRGRKPKTAKAETPLIVVEEKDSAAEHVASTAAEVPPDEVALPSATEERIMELVLGKMPSTTNSISSVTNRFAHHQNTMSLKRSLILSSRHGIRRKLIKQLGEHKRVYQCSICSKIFQNSSNLSRHIRSHGDKLFKCEECAKLFSRKESLKQHVSYKHSRNEVDSEYRYKCTTCEKAFRIESALEFHNCRTDDKTFQCEMCFRFFSTNSNLSKHKKKHGDKKFACEICNKMFYRKDVMLDHQRRHLEGVRRVKREDFEHSTENMVRYKKEPSGCPVCGKVFSCRSNMNKHLLTHGDKKYTCEICGRKFFRVDVLRDHIHVHFKDIALMDDHQREEFIGKIGISSEENDDNSDESADSEPHKYSCKRCQLTFGRGKEYLKHIMDVHKEKGYGCSICNRRFALKATYHAHMVIHRENLPDPNVQKYIHPCEICGRIFNSIGNLERHKLIHTGVKSHACEQCGKSFARKDMLKEHMRVHDNIREYLCAECGKGMKTKHALRHHMKLHKGIKEYECKECHRKFAQKVNMLKHYKRHTGIKDFMCELCGKTFSERNTMETHKLIHTGKQWTCSVCDKKYVTDYMLQKHIQLTHDKVEAQSCQLCGTKVSTRASMSRHMRRKHPEILSVRIDDLEQLPETTTIDASSIGIVQPELALEQSELPEGKQHMKAPKRGQKRKQKSGEEEEAQVPEDPAFSEYTEKEAQFTGNVGDETNSAVQSIQQVVVTLGDPNVTAPSSSVGLTNITVTPITTAAGTQFTNLQPVAVGHLAAPERQLQLDNSILTVTFDTVSGSAMLHNRQNDIQIQPQPEAANPQSVAHFINLTTLVNSIAPLGNQITEQHPLTWRSVPQTDVLQPQAQPTPQQSGQQQVQTEQQQQMYSY, encoded by the exons ATGATAATGATATTTACTTCACCACCTCCCGGGACATTCCACCAGGAACTGAGCTGCGAGTGTG ATATGTGCTTGGTAGTGATGGAATATGATAAAGAGGGGAACAAAGTCTCTTCAAAGCCTTCGACTGCTGTCTTCCCCCATAAAAAAACGAAAAAATCCAGCATACCAGTAGCTGATCCAGCAG TGAACACTTCAGAAAGCAGCggagctgcagaagcagagtCCAGCCAGTGGATGTGTAAAGTCTGTTCTTCTGCTTTCCAAGAGCCTCAGCTGCTGACAG AGCACTTGCTGAGTCACCTGGAGCAAGCTAAAGGTGCTCCCCAAGCCAGCCAAAATGAGTCTGTTACAGAGAAAGCAACAGAGGCTCCCCCTGCGGATCCGCCAGTGGTTTGTGATGCAGCTGGTGCCAGTACAGACTCCAGGAGGAAGGCCAGACGGGGAAGAAAGCccaaaacagcaaaagcagaaacacCCCTCATCGTTGTTGAAGAGAAGGATTCGGCAG CGGAACATGTAGCTAGCACTGCAGCTGAAGTCCCGCCAGATGAGGTAGCCCTTCCTTCAGCTACAGAAGAGAGGATTATGGAATTGGTTTTAGGAAAGATGCCTAGCACCACAAACAGCATCAGTTCAGTCACAAA TAGGTTTGCTCATCACCAAAACACCATGTCCCTCAAAAGAAGTTTAATTCTCTCCAGTAGACATGGTATACGGCGGAAGCTGATAAAACAACTCGGGGAGCACAAACGTGTCTATCAATGCAGTATCTGCAGTAAGATCTTCCAGAACAGCAGCAACCTCAGCAGGCACATCCGTTCTCATG GTGACAAACTATTTAAATGTGAGGAATGCGCAAAGCTGTTCAGCCGTAAAGAGAGCTTGAAGCAGCATGTTTCCTACAAGCACAGCAGGAACGAA GTTGACAGTGAGTACAGATACAAGTGTACAACGTGTGAAAAGGCCTTTCGGATAGAGAGTGCGTTGGAATTCCATAACTGCAGGACAG ATGACAAGACATTCCAGTGTGAGATGTGTTTCAGATTCTTTTCTACAAACAGCAATCTTtccaaacacaagaaaaagcatGGGGATAAGAAGTTTGCCTGTGAAATCTGCAATAAGATGTTCTACAGGAAGGATGTCATGCTAGACCATCAAAGACGACACCTGGAAG GGGTGAGGCGTGTGAAACGAGAAGACTTtgaacacagcacagaaaacatgGTTCGCTACAAGAAGGAGCCTTCGGGATGCCCCGTGTGTGGGAAG GTATTTTCATGCAGAAGCAATATGAACAAACACCTTTTAACACATGGAGACAAGAAGTACACCTGTGAAATCTGTGGGCGTAAATTTTTCAGGGTGGATGTGCTGAGAGATCATATTCATGTCCATTTTAAG GATATAGCACTAATGGACGATCACCAGAGGGAAGAATTCATTGGTAAAATTGGAATCTCATCAGAGGAAAACGATGACAACTCTGATGAAAGTGCAGATTCTGAGCCTCACAAGTATAGCTGCAAAAGGTGCCAG TTAACTTTCGGCCGAGGGAAGGAGTACCTGAAGCATATAATGGATGTGCACAAGGAGAAAGGCTATGGCTGTAGCATTTGTAATCGACGGTTTGCTTTGAAGGCAACTTACCATGCACACATGGTCATTCATCGGGAGAACCTGCCTGATCCTAATGTGCAGAA ATACATCCATCCATGTGAAATCTGTGGAAGGATTTTTAACAGTATAGGGAATCTGGAAAGACATAAGCTTATACATACAG gtgtaAAAAGTCATGCTTGTGAGCAATGTGGCAAATCATTTGCTAGGAAAGACATGTTAAAAGAACACATGCGGGTCCATGATAATATCCGAGAATACTTGTGTGCAGAATGTGGCAAAG GAATGAAGACAAAACATGCGCTTCGTCACCACATGAAGCTTCACAAAGGGATTAAAGAATACGAGTGCAAGGAATGTCACCGGAAATTTGCACAGAAAGTCAACATGCTGAAGCATTACAAAAGACACACAG GAATCAAAGATTTTATGTGTGAGCTCTGTGGGAAGACTTTTAGTGAGAGAAATACGATGGAGACTCATAAGCTAATTCATACAG GAAAACAGTGGACGTGTTCAGTCTGTGATAAGAAGTATGTCACTGATTACATGCTCCAGAAGCACATACAGCTCACTCATGATAAGGTAGAAGCCCAGAGCTGTCAGCTGTGTGGGACAAAGGTTTCCACCAGAGCATCCATGAGTCGACACATGAGGCGTAAACATCCAGAG ATTCTTTCAGTGCGGATTGATGATTTAGAGCAGCTGCCAGAGACTACTACCATTGATGCCTCCTCAATTGGGATTGTTCAG CCAGAATTAGCCTTGGAACAGAGCGAACTACCAGAAGGGAAACAGCATATGAAAGCTCCTAAACGTGGCCAGAAACGGAAGCAAAAGTcaggtgaggaggaggaagctcaAGTGCCTGAGGACCCTGCCTTCAgtgaatacacagagaaggaagCTCAATTCACAGGAAATGTTGGAGATGAGACTAATTCAGCTGTACAGAGCATTCAGCAG gTGGTGGTGACCCTTGGCGACCCCAACGTCACAGCCCCGTCCAGTTCCGTCGGGCTGACAAACATCACCGTTACCCCCATTACAACGGCAGCTGGCACCCAGTTCACAAACCTCCAGCCGGTGGCAGTGGGCCACCTGGCTGCACCCGAGcgccagctgcagctggacAACTCCATTCTCACCGTCACGTTCGACACTGTCAGTGGCTCCGCCATGCTGCACAACCGCCAGAATGACATTCAGATCCAGCCGCAGCCGGAGGCCGCCAACCCTCAGTCTGTGGCCCATTTTATAAACCTGACCACCTTGGTGAACTCCATTGCTCCTCTGGGGAACCAGATAACAGAACAGCATCCTCTGACGTGGAGGTCGGTGCCTCAGACTGATGTCTTGCAGCCCCAGGCGCAGCCAACGCCACAGCAGTCAGGACAGCAACAGGTTCAAACAGAGCAACAGCAACAGATGTATAGCTACTAA